A stretch of the Chitiniphilus purpureus genome encodes the following:
- the treY gene encoding malto-oligosyltrehalose synthase, with amino-acid sequence MPDVRATVRLQLHKGFTFRHAADLVEHFARLGISHLYVSPITTAVPGSLHGYDVTDPTQVNPELGGEAGLAQLVTALRRQRMGLIVDIVPNHMGIAGGHNPWWQDVLTWGRRSGYAHYFDIDWESSTPGLAGKVLLPILGGHYGTVLRAGELLPRFDWDHGCFYLSYHEQRLPLCPASHALLLRHGLDEPDGLALAELFEALGGQDAPQALAAAAQVAFARLRDYAGTAAGRAEVLAALVNHDARSPATTERLHHLLEQQAYRLASWTTAADAINWRRFFAIDTLAAVRVEEPEVFDAVHALILRLYEQGLIDGVRVDHVDGLTDPAGYCAMLRERLDVLTAGRPADAPRQAPWLVVEKILGPDERMRPWPVDGTTGYDFMNEVGRLLHDPAGELPLSAGWAAQCGRPQDGDFEEVRSACRRKTLTESFSGELAAAAQALAVVAAADPVTRDYPPRALHRVLTELVVQFPVYRLYAGDAALDEEDMRQLDEAVARAQAVLRPLDRPALLRIANWLGREPALGDAQLHVARRRFQQLTSPVAAKALEDTAFYRYGRLLSHNEVGGDPARFADSPAQFHEAMVERAERMPFSQLASATHDHKRGEDARARLAVLSEIAQDTLTELASWCKANAPFKGLVNGREAPSRAAELMLYQTLIGAWHPTLTPGNAAGLAALRDRVMQWLEKAQREAKQETDWLSPHEEYEAASRAFVAALLVPDSEFVARLAAFVGRIAAAGALNGLTQTVLRLTVPGVPDLYQGCEFWDHSLVDPDNRRPVDFASREAALALLERGGTGAPWSTLLARWRDGRVKQALIARLLAARQAAPELFTIGRYLPLTLSGTCAGHALAFCRSHGEAQLLVVVPLRMQALLDGAMQPALPPAVWGDTALALPDELVGDWHDVLDGRAMRLTPHCAVAGLLGAMPFAILQRGTAGAAR; translated from the coding sequence ATGCCTGACGTCCGCGCCACCGTCCGCCTGCAACTGCACAAGGGCTTCACGTTCCGGCACGCCGCCGATCTGGTGGAGCACTTTGCACGCCTGGGCATCAGCCATCTTTATGTCTCGCCGATCACCACCGCGGTGCCCGGATCATTGCACGGCTACGATGTCACCGATCCGACCCAGGTCAACCCCGAGCTGGGCGGCGAGGCCGGGCTGGCGCAACTGGTGACGGCGCTGCGTCGGCAGCGCATGGGTCTGATCGTCGATATCGTGCCCAATCACATGGGGATCGCCGGCGGCCACAACCCCTGGTGGCAGGATGTGCTCACCTGGGGGCGGCGCAGCGGCTACGCGCATTATTTCGACATCGATTGGGAATCCAGCACTCCCGGGCTGGCCGGCAAGGTGCTGCTGCCCATCCTCGGCGGACACTACGGCACGGTGCTGCGGGCGGGCGAACTGCTGCCGCGCTTCGACTGGGACCATGGCTGCTTCTACCTGAGCTATCACGAGCAGCGGCTGCCGCTATGCCCCGCCAGTCATGCGCTGCTGCTGCGTCATGGGCTGGATGAACCCGATGGCCTGGCACTGGCCGAGCTGTTCGAGGCGCTGGGCGGCCAGGATGCGCCGCAAGCGCTGGCCGCCGCGGCACAGGTGGCCTTTGCGCGGTTGCGCGACTACGCCGGCACGGCAGCGGGTCGCGCCGAGGTACTGGCTGCGCTGGTCAATCACGACGCGCGCAGCCCGGCCACCACCGAACGCCTGCATCACCTGCTGGAACAACAGGCATACCGGCTTGCCAGTTGGACCACCGCCGCCGATGCCATCAATTGGCGGCGCTTTTTCGCCATCGATACCCTTGCTGCCGTGCGCGTCGAGGAGCCCGAGGTATTCGACGCGGTGCATGCGCTGATCCTGCGCCTGTATGAGCAGGGGTTGATCGACGGTGTGCGTGTCGATCACGTCGACGGCCTGACCGATCCGGCCGGCTATTGCGCGATGCTGCGCGAACGGCTGGATGTGCTGACTGCCGGGCGTCCTGCCGACGCACCGCGGCAGGCGCCGTGGCTGGTGGTGGAAAAGATCCTGGGCCCGGACGAGCGCATGCGCCCCTGGCCGGTGGATGGCACCACCGGCTACGACTTCATGAACGAGGTCGGGCGTCTGCTGCATGACCCTGCCGGCGAGCTGCCGCTCAGTGCCGGCTGGGCCGCGCAATGCGGCCGGCCGCAGGATGGCGATTTCGAGGAAGTGCGCAGCGCCTGCCGTCGCAAGACGCTGACCGAATCGTTCTCCGGCGAACTTGCGGCTGCGGCGCAGGCGCTGGCCGTGGTGGCCGCGGCCGATCCGGTCACGCGTGACTATCCGCCCCGCGCCTTGCATCGGGTGCTCACCGAGCTGGTGGTGCAGTTCCCGGTCTATCGGCTGTATGCCGGCGATGCGGCGCTGGACGAAGAGGACATGCGGCAACTGGACGAAGCGGTGGCACGGGCGCAGGCAGTGCTGCGGCCGCTCGACCGGCCGGCGCTGCTGCGCATCGCCAATTGGCTGGGGCGCGAACCGGCGCTGGGCGATGCACAGCTGCATGTGGCCCGGCGCCGCTTCCAGCAGCTGACTTCGCCGGTCGCAGCCAAGGCGCTGGAGGATACGGCCTTCTACCGTTACGGCCGTCTGCTGTCCCATAACGAGGTCGGGGGCGATCCGGCACGCTTTGCCGACAGCCCGGCGCAGTTCCATGAGGCGATGGTCGAACGGGCCGAACGGATGCCGTTCTCGCAACTGGCCAGCGCCACACATGATCACAAGCGCGGCGAGGACGCTCGCGCCCGGCTGGCGGTGCTCAGCGAGATTGCGCAGGACACGCTGACCGAGCTGGCGTCCTGGTGCAAGGCCAATGCCCCGTTCAAGGGGCTGGTGAACGGGCGCGAGGCGCCCAGCCGGGCGGCTGAGCTGATGCTGTACCAGACGCTGATCGGCGCCTGGCACCCGACGTTGACACCGGGCAATGCAGCCGGCCTTGCGGCCTTGCGCGACCGGGTGATGCAGTGGCTGGAGAAAGCCCAGCGCGAAGCCAAGCAGGAAACCGACTGGCTGTCGCCGCATGAGGAATACGAAGCCGCCAGCCGCGCCTTCGTCGCCGCGTTGCTGGTGCCCGACTCGGAGTTCGTGGCACGGCTGGCGGCCTTCGTCGGCCGCATCGCCGCCGCCGGGGCGCTCAACGGCCTGACGCAGACCGTGCTGCGCCTGACGGTGCCCGGCGTGCCCGATCTCTACCAGGGCTGCGAATTCTGGGACCACAGCCTGGTGGACCCGGACAACCGCCGGCCGGTCGACTTCGCTTCGCGCGAAGCGGCGCTGGCCCTGCTGGAGCGCGGCGGCACAGGCGCACCGTGGTCGACGCTGCTGGCACGCTGGCGCGACGGCCGGGTCAAACAGGCCTTGATCGCCCGGCTGCTCGCCGCGCGGCAGGCGGCACCCGAGCTGTTCACCATCGGGCGCTACCTGCCGCTGACGCTGAGCGGCACCTGCGCCGGCCATGCGCTGGCCTTCTGCCGCAGCCACGGCGAAGCGCAACTGCTGGTGGTGGTGCCGCTGCGGATGCAGGCATTGCTCGATGGTGCCATGCAGCCGGCACTGCCACCCGCAGTCTGGGGGGATACCGCGCTCGCCTTGCCCGACGAGCTGGTCGGCGACTGGCACGACGTGCTGGACGGGCGCGCGATGCGCCTGACCCCGCATTGCGCCGTGGCCGGGCTGCTGGGTGCGATGCCGTTCGCGATCCTGCAGCGCGGCACCGCCGGAGCGGCACGATGA
- the treZ gene encoding malto-oligosyltrehalose trehalohydrolase yields MNAPHVPIMPFGAERLDDGLVRFRLWAPDAQRVVLQLADGRRLAMADLYGGVYEVDAPARPGARYRFEVDGQPVPDPASRQQDGGVTGWSVLTDPNAYTWQSADWLGRPWHETVIYELHAGVCGGFAGVRERIPALAQLGITAIELMPIAAFAGERGWGYDGVLQFAPHASYGTPDELKALIDTAHRHGVQVFLDVVYNHFGPAGNAIPGYAAGFFHTDTTGWGTTINTRAPEVTAFFVANACYWLNEFRFDGLRLDAVHAIGDDDWLRTFAQQVRKGVDARRHVHLIMENAENKASLLQGDAFVAQWNDDAHHVLHHLLTGEADGYYAAYAEEPAVLLARMLSEGFIYQGQPFEPWQGRSRGEPSAQLPPLAFINFLQNHDQVGNRALGERLTTLADPQALSAALALLLLTPPVPLLFMGEEWGETAPFLYFIDHEPELAAAVREGRRREFADFARFSDPKAREAIPDPQDVATFERSRPGGAHGAAERERLSLVGLLLTLRRDYLVPALPGARPLGAAPVGGQGVLARWQLRDGRVLVVLANFGPAQPESALPAPLPEQALLFQTPLDATADLAAGRIPAHSCLVWLDQGETLR; encoded by the coding sequence ATGAACGCGCCGCACGTACCCATCATGCCGTTCGGTGCCGAACGGCTCGACGATGGACTGGTGCGCTTCCGGCTGTGGGCGCCCGATGCGCAACGGGTGGTGCTGCAACTGGCCGATGGCCGTCGTCTGGCCATGGCCGACCTGTATGGTGGGGTCTACGAGGTGGACGCGCCCGCGCGGCCCGGCGCCCGCTATCGCTTCGAAGTGGACGGCCAGCCGGTGCCCGATCCGGCCTCGCGCCAGCAGGATGGCGGTGTCACCGGCTGGAGTGTGCTCACCGATCCGAATGCCTACACCTGGCAAAGCGCGGACTGGCTGGGGCGGCCCTGGCACGAAACGGTGATCTATGAGCTGCATGCCGGCGTCTGCGGCGGGTTTGCCGGCGTGCGCGAACGCATTCCGGCGCTGGCGCAGCTGGGCATCACCGCGATCGAGCTGATGCCCATCGCCGCCTTTGCCGGCGAACGCGGCTGGGGCTACGACGGCGTGCTGCAATTCGCCCCGCACGCCAGCTACGGTACGCCCGACGAGCTGAAGGCGCTGATCGACACCGCACACCGTCATGGGGTACAGGTGTTCCTGGACGTGGTGTACAACCACTTCGGCCCGGCCGGCAATGCCATTCCCGGTTATGCCGCGGGGTTCTTCCACACCGATACCACCGGCTGGGGCACCACCATCAATACCCGCGCCCCCGAGGTCACGGCGTTCTTCGTCGCCAATGCGTGCTACTGGCTCAACGAGTTCCGCTTTGACGGGCTGCGGCTGGACGCGGTGCACGCCATCGGGGATGACGACTGGCTGCGCACGTTCGCCCAGCAGGTCCGCAAAGGGGTGGATGCACGCCGGCACGTGCACCTGATCATGGAAAACGCCGAGAACAAGGCGAGCCTGCTGCAGGGCGATGCATTCGTCGCCCAGTGGAACGACGATGCGCATCATGTGTTGCACCACCTGCTCACCGGCGAAGCGGACGGCTACTACGCCGCCTATGCCGAGGAGCCGGCCGTGCTGCTCGCGCGCATGCTCAGCGAAGGCTTCATCTACCAGGGGCAGCCATTCGAGCCCTGGCAGGGCCGGTCGCGCGGCGAGCCCAGTGCACAGCTGCCGCCGCTGGCGTTCATCAACTTTCTGCAGAACCACGATCAGGTCGGCAACCGCGCGCTGGGTGAACGACTGACCACCCTGGCCGATCCGCAGGCGCTGTCGGCGGCGCTGGCGCTGCTGCTGCTCACGCCGCCCGTGCCGCTGCTCTTCATGGGCGAGGAGTGGGGCGAGACCGCGCCGTTTCTTTATTTCATCGACCACGAACCGGAGCTGGCTGCCGCCGTGCGTGAAGGGCGTCGGCGCGAGTTCGCCGATTTCGCCCGGTTCAGCGATCCCAAGGCACGCGAGGCCATTCCGGACCCACAGGACGTGGCGACCTTCGAGCGCAGTCGCCCGGGTGGCGCGCACGGGGCGGCCGAGCGGGAGCGGCTGTCGCTGGTAGGGCTGCTGCTGACCTTGCGCCGCGACTATCTGGTGCCGGCACTGCCTGGCGCGCGCCCGCTGGGTGCTGCGCCGGTGGGCGGGCAGGGGGTGCTGGCGCGCTGGCAGCTGCGCGATGGCCGGGTGCTGGTGGTGCTGGCCAACTTCGGCCCGGCGCAGCCCGAGTCCGCCCTGCCTGCGCCGTTGCCCGAGCAGGCGCTGCTGTTCCAGACCCCGCTCGACGCCACGGCCGACCTCGCTGCCGGCCGCATCCCGGCCCACAGCTGCCTTGTCTGGCTGGATCAGGGGGAGACACTGCGATGA
- a CDS encoding AsmA family protein encodes MSWARRHRTGLAVGGGLLAVLVIVWIVFDWNMLRGPIAKRVSAATGRTFAINGDLDVALALRPRVTAHDLVLGNAPWSREPTMVRVRRLTVELDLWRLLTGERVLPLLAVEAPQVLLERNPRGQGNWMFEDRAAREPDQGEPWRIEALRIAQGRLRYLDPQRRSDVTVLADSTAPDADTRDSRLGIRADGRYEALPLSLRGEIGSVMQLQQTLAEGRQPYPVRARGRIGATQVYADGTVRDLRQFDGLAVSFALSGRSLGELYPLIGVPLPATPAYSVEGELRHNGLVWHLTRIAGKVGASDLGGEFRVDRGQKPQFVQADLVSRRLDLKDLSGFIGARDAQSGKTIAVPGSRVLPQTPFNVEKMRTANADVHLKGRRIQTARLPLDDFEAHLVIKDGVATLDPLNFGVAGGDVRSTIRLDSTVRPIRTRADLKVRRLKLTELMPKLDLGERATTGLLGGWAKLDMRGNAVAGMLGSADGDVALLMHGGSTSKLLMRLANLDVANTLGILLTGDEQIEIRCMVADFEARQGKLLARTLVLDTEKQVIRGEGQIDLKNEQIDLRLRARPKDISLAALRGPIVLSGPLGKPQVRPSLPQPTGRTAIAAALAAVAPPLALLPLIDLGGAEDTPCAALLKNPRAAGKAEQAGKADAAPQPPARARTTPTGIQERRGTWNRAPLPADTPTRRPQ; translated from the coding sequence ATGAGCTGGGCCAGGCGTCACCGCACCGGGTTGGCCGTGGGCGGCGGGCTGTTGGCCGTGCTGGTGATCGTATGGATCGTCTTTGACTGGAACATGCTGCGCGGGCCGATCGCCAAGCGCGTCAGCGCCGCGACCGGGCGCACCTTTGCCATCAACGGCGATCTGGACGTGGCGCTTGCGCTGCGCCCACGCGTGACCGCCCACGACCTGGTGCTGGGCAACGCGCCCTGGAGCCGTGAGCCGACCATGGTCCGGGTACGACGCCTGACCGTGGAGCTGGATCTGTGGCGCCTGCTCACCGGCGAGCGGGTGCTGCCGCTGCTGGCGGTGGAGGCGCCGCAGGTGCTGCTGGAGCGCAACCCACGCGGGCAGGGCAACTGGATGTTCGAAGACCGCGCTGCCCGCGAGCCGGACCAAGGCGAGCCCTGGCGGATCGAGGCATTGCGCATCGCGCAAGGCAGGTTGCGCTACCTGGACCCGCAGCGCCGCAGCGACGTGACTGTACTGGCCGATTCCACGGCGCCCGATGCAGATACGCGCGACAGCCGGCTCGGTATCCGCGCCGACGGGCGCTACGAGGCGCTGCCGCTGTCGCTGCGTGGCGAGATCGGCTCGGTGATGCAGCTGCAGCAGACCTTGGCCGAGGGACGTCAACCCTATCCGGTACGCGCCCGTGGGCGCATCGGCGCCACCCAGGTGTACGCCGACGGCACGGTGCGCGACCTGCGGCAGTTCGACGGCCTGGCCGTGAGCTTTGCGCTGTCCGGCCGCAGCCTGGGTGAGCTTTATCCCCTGATTGGCGTGCCGCTGCCGGCCACGCCGGCCTATTCGGTCGAGGGCGAGTTGCGGCACAACGGCCTGGTGTGGCACCTCACCCGGATTGCCGGCAAGGTGGGCGCAAGCGACCTGGGTGGCGAGTTCAGGGTCGATCGTGGGCAAAAGCCACAGTTCGTGCAGGCGGATCTGGTCTCGCGGCGCCTGGACCTGAAGGATCTGTCCGGCTTCATCGGTGCGCGCGATGCACAGAGCGGCAAGACCATCGCGGTGCCGGGCAGCCGGGTGCTGCCGCAGACGCCGTTCAACGTGGAAAAGATGCGCACGGCCAATGCCGATGTCCACCTGAAAGGGCGCCGCATTCAGACCGCCCGGCTGCCGCTGGACGATTTCGAAGCGCATCTGGTGATCAAGGATGGCGTGGCCACGCTCGATCCGCTCAACTTCGGCGTGGCCGGCGGCGATGTGCGCTCGACCATCCGGCTCGACAGCACGGTGCGGCCGATCCGCACCCGGGCGGATCTCAAGGTGCGCCGGCTCAAGCTGACCGAACTCATGCCCAAGCTGGATCTGGGTGAGCGCGCCACCACCGGCCTTTTGGGCGGCTGGGCCAAGCTCGACATGCGCGGCAATGCCGTCGCCGGCATGCTGGGCTCGGCCGACGGCGACGTGGCGTTGCTGATGCATGGTGGCAGTACCAGCAAGCTGCTGATGCGGCTGGCAAACCTGGATGTGGCCAATACCCTGGGCATCCTGCTGACCGGCGACGAGCAGATCGAGATCCGCTGCATGGTGGCCGACTTCGAGGCAAGACAAGGCAAGCTCCTGGCACGCACGCTGGTGCTCGACACCGAGAAGCAGGTGATCCGCGGCGAAGGCCAGATCGATCTGAAGAACGAGCAGATCGACCTGCGGCTGCGCGCCCGTCCCAAGGACATCAGCCTTGCCGCATTGCGCGGGCCCATCGTGCTGTCCGGACCGCTGGGCAAGCCGCAGGTACGCCCCAGCCTGCCGCAGCCCACCGGCCGTACCGCCATCGCCGCGGCACTCGCCGCCGTGGCGCCGCCGCTGGCATTGCTGCCGCTGATCGATCTGGGCGGTGCGGAAGACACCCCCTGCGCCGCGTTGCTCAAGAATCCCCGCGCGGCCGGCAAGGCCGAGCAGGCCGGCAAAGCCGACGCCGCACCACAGCCACCCGCCCGGGCGCGTACCACACCCACCGGGATCCAGGAACGCCGAGGCACCTGGAACCGCGCACCGCTGCCCGCCGACACCCCCACCCGGAGACCCCAGTAA
- a CDS encoding mechanosensitive ion channel family protein — MLRQILRANNQHDLLVALAITVATLLAIYLLRAVLTRYVAPRLQARSSVLAQAWAASFSATRFWLLLPIALKVGSNGLTLPGKVDSTLSIVALIAFILQLALWLNRGLVAWFNAETERRRSLDAEAATAMTVLGFIARVVLWSMILLIVLDQLGFNISGLVAGLGIGGVAVALAVQNILGDLFASLAIVLDKPFVVGDFIIVGDMMGNIERVGLKTTRVRSLSGEQLVFSNDDLLKSRIRNYQKLRERRVVFSVAVPYDTPRDKLERIPGMLRDIIGARDKVRLDRAHFQGIGNAAFTFEVVYFVLDPDFNLYMDIQQQINLELVSAFEREDIEFATPIQRLRYAGGDLMQPPQPQPEQPAGNSGEGRG; from the coding sequence ATGCTTCGTCAGATCCTGCGCGCCAACAATCAACACGATCTTCTGGTGGCATTGGCCATCACGGTCGCGACACTGCTGGCGATCTATCTGTTGCGCGCGGTGCTGACCCGCTATGTGGCACCACGCCTGCAGGCGCGCAGCTCAGTGCTGGCCCAGGCCTGGGCCGCCTCGTTCTCGGCCACCCGCTTCTGGCTGCTGCTGCCGATCGCGCTCAAGGTGGGCTCCAACGGTCTGACGCTGCCGGGCAAGGTGGACAGCACGCTCTCCATCGTCGCGCTGATCGCCTTCATCCTGCAGCTGGCGCTATGGCTCAACCGCGGGCTTGTCGCCTGGTTCAATGCCGAAACCGAACGGCGGCGCAGCCTGGATGCCGAAGCGGCCACGGCGATGACCGTGCTCGGCTTCATCGCGCGCGTGGTGCTGTGGAGCATGATCCTGCTGATCGTGCTCGATCAGCTGGGCTTCAACATCTCCGGCCTGGTCGCGGGCCTGGGCATCGGTGGCGTGGCGGTGGCGCTGGCGGTGCAGAACATCCTTGGCGACCTGTTCGCCTCGCTTGCCATCGTGCTCGACAAGCCGTTCGTGGTGGGTGACTTCATCATCGTCGGCGACATGATGGGCAACATCGAGCGGGTGGGACTCAAGACCACGCGGGTGCGCAGCCTCTCGGGCGAGCAGCTGGTGTTCTCCAACGACGATCTGCTCAAGAGCCGCATCCGCAACTATCAGAAACTGCGCGAGCGGCGCGTGGTATTCAGCGTGGCGGTGCCGTACGACACCCCGCGCGACAAGCTCGAACGCATCCCGGGCATGCTGCGCGACATCATCGGCGCGCGCGACAAGGTGCGGCTGGATCGCGCCCACTTCCAGGGCATTGGCAATGCCGCCTTCACCTTCGAAGTGGTCTACTTCGTGCTGGACCCGGATTTCAACCTCTATATGGATATCCAGCAGCAGATCAACCTGGAGCTGGTCTCGGCGTTCGAGCGCGAAGACATCGAATTCGCCACGCCGATCCAACGGCTGCGCTATGCCGGCGGCGACCTGATGCAGCCGCCACAACCCCAGCCCGAGCAACCCGCCGGCAACTCGGGGGAGGGCAGGGGGTAG
- the glgX gene encoding glycogen debranching protein GlgX, whose amino-acid sequence MLSLPDRLEEGRPFPLGAHWDGQGVNFAVFSASAHLIELCVFDERGRKEVARYALPACTDEIWHGYLPDAKPGLLYGYRAYGPYDPGNGHRFNPNKLLLDPYARRIVGEIKWNPAVFGYKLGSHRADLTFDKRDSAASMPKCMVEGGGFNWSGDRAPAVPWRDTIIYETHVRGVSQQRQDIAPHKRGTFAALADPRFIDHLHKLGITAIELLPVQAFTQDSYLKDKGLANYWGYNTLSYFAPEPRYLSNGSLDEIRSAVRRLHAAGIEVILDVVYNHTCEGNELGPTLSWRGLDNASYYRLLPDERRYYINDTGCGNTLNLSHPRVLQMVMDSLRHWVDAYHVDGFRFDLGCTLGREAWGFDPGCGFFDALKQDPQLQHVKLISEPWDCGPGGYVLGQHPPGFAEWNDQFRDTVRAYWRGDSGTRAPLAARMAGSADYFDKRHRKPWASINFITAHDGFTLADLVSYNDKHNEANGEGNCDGHSDNRSNNWGVEGETDDPAVLHLRERVQRALLGTLLLSTGTPMLLGGDEFGRSQQGNNNTYCQDNGLSWYDWSQANSEEGRALTRYVARLVNLRRQCKSLGAPGFPHGETETLPGVADLAFFDERGEPLSEADWHNGDAKALAVRRSGVDAQGDGSVSLVLLNGGSGSIYFTLPPGPDLPWQIEIESAFHEHPARPLGDADGVEVPGNSMALLLASVRIDAMPGPRRRKPPAEPDPAPVDLAQADDEPLQDSLTIDEAEPV is encoded by the coding sequence ATGCTCTCGTTACCCGACCGTCTGGAAGAAGGCCGCCCATTTCCGCTTGGCGCGCACTGGGATGGCCAGGGAGTGAACTTCGCCGTGTTCTCGGCGAGTGCGCATCTGATCGAGCTGTGCGTATTCGACGAGCGCGGCCGCAAGGAAGTGGCGCGCTATGCCTTGCCGGCCTGCACCGATGAGATCTGGCATGGCTACCTGCCCGATGCCAAGCCGGGCCTGCTGTATGGCTACCGCGCCTATGGCCCCTACGATCCGGGCAACGGCCATCGCTTCAATCCCAACAAGCTGCTGCTCGACCCCTACGCACGGCGCATCGTCGGCGAGATCAAATGGAACCCGGCCGTGTTCGGCTACAAGCTGGGCTCGCATCGCGCCGACCTGACCTTCGACAAGCGCGACAGCGCCGCGTCGATGCCCAAGTGCATGGTCGAGGGCGGCGGTTTCAACTGGAGCGGCGACCGTGCGCCCGCGGTACCGTGGCGCGACACCATCATCTATGAGACGCATGTGCGTGGTGTATCGCAACAGCGGCAGGACATCGCGCCGCATAAGCGCGGCACCTTCGCCGCGCTGGCCGACCCGCGTTTCATCGATCACCTGCACAAGCTGGGGATCACCGCGATCGAACTGTTGCCGGTGCAGGCCTTCACCCAGGATTCGTATCTGAAGGACAAGGGCCTCGCCAACTATTGGGGCTACAACACGCTCAGCTACTTCGCGCCCGAGCCGCGCTATCTGTCCAACGGTTCGCTCGACGAGATCCGCAGCGCCGTGCGCCGGCTGCACGCCGCCGGCATCGAGGTGATCCTGGACGTGGTGTACAACCACACCTGCGAAGGCAACGAGCTTGGTCCCACGCTGAGCTGGCGCGGGCTGGACAACGCCAGCTACTACCGGCTGCTGCCGGATGAGCGCCGCTACTACATCAACGACACCGGCTGCGGCAACACGCTCAACCTGTCGCATCCGCGTGTGCTGCAGATGGTGATGGATTCGCTGCGTCACTGGGTCGATGCCTATCACGTCGACGGCTTCCGCTTCGACCTGGGCTGCACGTTGGGGCGCGAAGCCTGGGGCTTCGATCCGGGCTGCGGTTTCTTCGATGCGCTCAAGCAGGATCCGCAGCTGCAGCACGTCAAGCTGATCTCGGAGCCGTGGGACTGCGGCCCGGGCGGCTACGTGCTGGGCCAGCATCCCCCCGGCTTTGCCGAATGGAACGACCAGTTCCGCGATACCGTGCGGGCCTACTGGCGTGGCGATTCGGGTACGCGCGCACCACTGGCGGCACGCATGGCCGGGTCGGCCGATTATTTCGACAAGCGCCACCGCAAGCCGTGGGCGTCGATCAACTTCATCACCGCGCATGACGGTTTCACGCTGGCCGACCTGGTGTCGTACAACGACAAGCACAACGAGGCCAATGGCGAGGGCAATTGCGACGGCCACAGCGACAACCGCAGCAACAACTGGGGCGTCGAAGGCGAGACAGACGATCCGGCGGTGCTGCACCTGCGCGAGCGGGTGCAACGCGCGCTGCTGGGCACGCTGCTGTTGTCCACTGGCACCCCGATGCTGCTGGGCGGGGATGAGTTCGGGCGCAGTCAGCAAGGCAATAACAACACCTACTGCCAGGACAATGGACTCTCCTGGTACGACTGGAGCCAGGCCAACAGCGAGGAGGGCCGTGCGCTCACCCGCTACGTGGCCCGGCTGGTAAACCTGCGGCGCCAGTGCAAGTCGCTTGGCGCGCCTGGGTTCCCGCATGGCGAGACCGAAACGCTGCCCGGCGTGGCTGACCTTGCCTTCTTCGACGAGCGTGGCGAGCCGCTGTCCGAGGCGGACTGGCACAACGGCGACGCCAAGGCATTGGCAGTGCGCCGCTCCGGTGTGGATGCGCAAGGCGACGGCTCGGTCTCGCTGGTGCTGCTCAACGGCGGCAGCGGGTCGATCTATTTCACATTGCCGCCCGGCCCAGATCTGCCATGGCAGATCGAGATCGAAAGTGCCTTCCACGAGCATCCGGCCCGCCCGCTGGGCGATGCGGACGGGGTGGAGGTGCCGGGCAACAGCATGGCGCTGTTGTTGGCCAGCGTACGCATCGATGCCATGCCCGGGCCGCGCCGGCGCAAGCCCCCCGCGGAGCCCGATCCGGCGCCGGTGGACCTTGCGCAGGCCGATGACGAGCCGCTGCAGGACAGCCTGACGATCGACGAAGCGGAGCCCGTATGA